The Bernardetia litoralis DSM 6794 genome includes a window with the following:
- a CDS encoding DUF4178 domain-containing protein produces the protein MGNLILPPSLTRELPYAVTAQLAELPQEAQQEFFEEYNRNARTTSIAYILQTLVFGTHYAYLNRWFLQFLYWFTIGGLGIWWFIDLFRIPSMIETHNNKIADQTLRHVLVKYRYGLKNSTDSDITSSAKGSRFMLRTPYDLQKKGQENTKSINLEKRAISKMRPIAPRILDAPDADPMQLSIINIKAGYLVDFDLTTWETVQEWQYDWDNGNSGKEFRLVNEKETLHLYIRNEGTQLHTILGRKVNIHSIDRELEEEIQTNLRPPSVLNYQEIDYFRENTKTGWRHEITAKTSANKLTIWEYFDETMTFFMRIEQIENEIYKVTIGEVISPFEFSNVLSKE, from the coding sequence ATGGGAAATCTGATATTACCACCTTCACTCACTCGTGAACTTCCTTATGCTGTTACTGCACAATTAGCTGAATTACCACAAGAAGCTCAACAAGAATTTTTTGAAGAATATAACCGAAATGCACGCACTACTTCCATAGCATATATTTTACAAACTCTTGTTTTTGGAACACACTATGCGTATCTTAATCGATGGTTTTTACAGTTTTTATATTGGTTTACTATTGGTGGTTTGGGGATTTGGTGGTTTATAGATTTGTTCAGAATTCCGTCTATGATAGAGACTCACAATAATAAAATAGCTGACCAAACACTACGTCATGTACTTGTAAAATATCGTTATGGGCTTAAAAACTCAACCGATTCAGATATTACTTCTTCTGCAAAAGGTTCAAGGTTTATGCTCAGAACGCCTTATGATTTGCAGAAAAAAGGACAAGAAAATACAAAAAGTATAAATTTAGAGAAACGTGCCATTTCTAAAATGCGTCCGATTGCACCACGGATTTTAGATGCTCCAGATGCTGACCCAATGCAACTCAGTATCATAAATATAAAAGCAGGTTATTTAGTAGATTTTGATTTGACAACATGGGAAACCGTTCAAGAATGGCAATATGACTGGGATAATGGAAATAGTGGAAAAGAGTTTCGTTTAGTAAATGAAAAAGAAACCCTACATTTGTATATACGAAATGAAGGTACTCAATTACATACTATTTTGGGACGCAAAGTAAATATTCATTCGATTGATAGAGAATTAGAAGAAGAAATCCAAACCAATTTACGTCCACCATCGGTGCTTAATTATCAAGAAATCGATTATTTTAGAGAAAATACAAAAACAGGTTGGAGGCACGAAATTACAGCCAAAACAAGTGCAAACAAGCTCACTATTTGGGAATATTTTGATGAAACAATGACATTTTTTATGCGTATCGAACAAATTGAAAATGAAATCTATAAAGTAACAATAGGCGAAGTCATTTCTCCCTTTGAGTTTTCGAATGTTTTGTCAAAAGAATAG
- a CDS encoding IS4 family transposase: MRYSLTNEINKLIDRFPILSHLSRKKFLAMYILALINSRNVQFCETANHLNPEVKNKSNETRIQDFYRKAELNFDQIALLFFCIFPSSQKLDIVIDRTEWDFGKYQCNILMVVLSNRTLTLPFYWELLDNKSGNSNTENRIDLVKKCLDIILPQRISLFVGDREFVGHNWFKYLKYNKINFCFRIPKHHNIVHYDEHMNKIVQKAEHLHQAYPNGITLSNRLVDGIVGNVYIGTGKDGELLFLFGNLAAPTLPKYYERRWTIESFFQNLKGRGFNLKITHLQNSEKLKKLIACVSLAYAFCSNTGLYEHRKVQKIKNKNHGRKSTSFARKGIDIIRDLLKQTELLDQLVEKFVRIICINARKIIAKSDFLHEKMVI; encoded by the coding sequence ATGAGATATTCTCTCACTAACGAAATTAATAAATTAATAGACCGTTTCCCAATTCTTTCGCACCTTTCTCGTAAAAAATTTCTAGCTATGTATATTTTAGCTTTAATTAATAGTAGAAATGTGCAATTTTGTGAAACAGCAAATCACCTCAATCCAGAAGTTAAAAATAAATCTAATGAAACTAGAATACAAGATTTTTACAGAAAAGCAGAGTTAAATTTTGACCAAATTGCACTTCTATTTTTTTGTATTTTTCCCTCTTCTCAAAAATTAGACATTGTTATAGATCGTACAGAATGGGATTTTGGTAAATATCAATGCAATATTCTAATGGTTGTGCTAAGTAATCGTACACTTACTTTACCTTTTTATTGGGAATTATTAGATAATAAAAGTGGCAATTCCAACACCGAAAATAGGATAGATTTAGTAAAAAAATGTTTGGACATCATTCTTCCTCAACGAATTAGTTTATTTGTTGGAGATAGGGAATTTGTAGGTCATAATTGGTTTAAGTATCTGAAATACAATAAGATAAATTTTTGTTTTCGAATTCCCAAACATCATAATATTGTTCATTATGACGAACACATGAATAAAATAGTGCAAAAAGCAGAGCATCTTCATCAAGCTTATCCTAATGGAATAACTTTGTCTAATAGATTAGTAGATGGTATTGTAGGAAATGTATATATAGGAACAGGAAAAGATGGAGAACTTTTATTTTTATTTGGCAATTTAGCAGCTCCTACTTTACCTAAATACTATGAAAGAAGGTGGACAATAGAAAGCTTTTTTCAGAACTTAAAAGGAAGAGGTTTTAATTTAAAAATTACTCATTTACAAAATAGCGAAAAGCTTAAAAAATTGATTGCTTGCGTTTCTCTAGCTTATGCTTTTTGTTCTAATACAGGGCTGTACGAACATAGAAAAGTGCAAAAAATAAAAAATAAAAATCATGGCAGAAAATCTACAAGTTTTGCACGAAAAGGAATAGACATAATACGAGATTTATTAAAACAGACAGAATTATTAGACCAACTTGTTGAAAAATTTGTCAGAATTATTTGCATAAATGCACGAAAAATAATTGCCAAATCTGATTTTTTACACGAAAAAATGGTAATTTAA
- a CDS encoding STAS domain-containing protein, translated as MKFTLNKQEQYTVFKLQEEKLDSSIAPKLKTEFFTLYQSGMVNLIFDMGNIKYVDSSGLSSILVAKRLSEQINGYLALAGVSDHVMKLMTISKLDSVLNLIPTVEESVDAIFMAELERDIKEDEKNK; from the coding sequence ATGAAATTTACACTCAACAAACAAGAACAATATACAGTATTTAAGCTGCAAGAAGAAAAATTAGATTCTTCAATTGCACCCAAACTAAAGACCGAATTTTTTACGCTTTATCAGTCTGGGATGGTCAATCTTATTTTTGATATGGGCAATATTAAATATGTAGATTCATCTGGACTTAGTTCTATTTTAGTTGCCAAACGTCTTTCTGAGCAAATAAATGGTTATTTGGCTCTTGCTGGTGTGAGCGACCATGTTATGAAACTGATGACAATTTCAAAATTGGATAGCGTTCTGAATCTTATTCCAACAGTAGAAGAATCTGTCGATGCTATTTTTATGGCAGAATTAGAACGTGATATTAAAGAAGATGAAAAAAATAAGTAG
- a CDS encoding hemerythrin domain-containing protein, producing the protein MENMNENTNQNRFNFKVNESITDLVSKNYVYAAVLHYFGIDFYNHAHQTLAQTCAEKGIDATVLIKQLEEAVMKRKFYESGKAINQKISHYPIQLVIEYLKHAHRIFMRRSLPYMSKLVCDCDSNGFEKQYKSIIEDLKIAFPLFAEDFIHHIFEEEDSLFDYINLLDNAFYEKIPMTKVFYPMQEHSISRFLRQHQQDDDEMKGIRELTSNYKITSKTPLLIKVLYSELKDFEEELKIHADIENRILLPKALKLEVKLKQNIIEKSKFN; encoded by the coding sequence ATGGAAAATATGAATGAGAATACTAATCAAAATAGGTTTAATTTTAAAGTGAATGAAAGTATAACTGATTTAGTTTCAAAAAACTATGTTTATGCTGCTGTACTGCATTATTTTGGAATAGACTTTTATAATCATGCACATCAAACACTTGCTCAAACTTGTGCTGAAAAGGGAATTGATGCCACAGTTTTAATAAAACAGCTTGAAGAAGCTGTCATGAAAAGAAAGTTCTATGAGTCTGGAAAGGCAATAAATCAAAAAATTTCTCATTATCCTATTCAGTTAGTAATTGAGTATCTGAAGCATGCACATCGTATTTTTATGCGTCGTAGTTTGCCGTATATGTCAAAATTGGTTTGTGATTGTGATAGTAATGGTTTTGAAAAACAGTACAAATCTATTATAGAAGACTTAAAGATTGCATTTCCATTATTTGCAGAAGATTTTATTCATCATATTTTTGAAGAAGAAGATTCGCTCTTTGATTATATTAACCTTTTAGATAATGCCTTTTATGAAAAAATACCGATGACAAAAGTATTTTATCCCATGCAAGAGCATTCTATTTCACGTTTTTTGCGTCAGCATCAACAAGATGATGACGAAATGAAAGGAATTAGAGAACTGACAAGTAATTATAAAATTACATCAAAAACACCTCTTTTGATAAAAGTATTGTATTCAGAATTGAAAGATTTTGAAGAGGAATTAAAGATACATGCTGATATAGAAAATAGAATATTATTACCAAAAGCTTTAAAACTAGAAGTAAAGCTAAAACAAAATATAATAGAAAAAAGTAAATTCAATTAA
- a CDS encoding TlpA family protein disulfide reductase — translation MKYQIRFILFFLFVGINMTAFAQQNETTIKILLPQTEKWNIKKVSISYSNPAFTDLRNTAIFEQKDSTTNNWTTTISLSTAQEWKVNIGNKWTFNLLLFPNDQLEIKLDEKGAAKFLKGKTAKENESTYDWLPNFYNAVQGFATSEPKEATKKIDSLTNAYISTYEKAFTDSKPNPTFDTYFRTELKLAQILAYNQYPYLYGRQIGERDMSKILTDEYKQSIPTFKADSNTDYIYTSSYLMHVYNNSLGENCVYKEEQSRTVFLKCQYEGLQKIYEENKTLKKLLAFSSTNRVFQSIKMAGVMNLDAEEEKKLSVFLDEMYEDLNKKYPNTEEIIFLKKQIELTRKMSSGSPAASFSLKDKDGKTVSLADLKGKLVLIDFWATWCQPCLAEIPHALKLEEEFGDDVAFVYVCMSSKEDKWKEMVAEKPAQQIQLFVEGEAQKQIQEDYQVSFYPTYILLDREGKIITKNIRPSSNGQEVLKKTIESEK, via the coding sequence ATGAAATATCAAATTCGCTTTATTCTATTTTTCCTTTTTGTAGGAATAAATATGACTGCTTTTGCACAGCAAAACGAAACAACTATCAAAATTCTTCTTCCACAAACAGAAAAATGGAATATTAAAAAAGTATCTATTAGTTATTCTAATCCTGCTTTCACAGATTTGAGGAATACAGCTATTTTTGAACAAAAAGACAGCACCACAAATAACTGGACAACAACTATTTCTCTTTCCACAGCTCAAGAGTGGAAAGTTAATATTGGAAATAAATGGACTTTTAATTTATTACTTTTTCCTAATGACCAATTAGAGATTAAGTTAGATGAAAAAGGCGCAGCAAAATTTTTGAAAGGAAAAACTGCTAAAGAAAACGAAAGTACTTATGACTGGTTGCCAAATTTTTATAATGCAGTACAAGGATTTGCTACTTCTGAGCCAAAAGAAGCAACAAAAAAAATTGATAGTCTGACAAATGCCTATATTTCTACTTATGAAAAAGCATTTACAGATTCTAAACCAAATCCTACTTTTGACACTTATTTTCGTACTGAATTGAAATTAGCTCAAATTCTGGCTTACAATCAATATCCTTATCTCTATGGTCGTCAAATAGGAGAAAGAGATATGAGCAAAATTTTGACAGATGAATACAAGCAATCAATTCCTACTTTTAAAGCTGATTCGAATACTGATTATATTTATACAAGTTCATATTTGATGCATGTTTATAATAATTCTCTTGGAGAAAATTGTGTTTATAAAGAAGAACAAAGTAGAACAGTATTCTTGAAATGTCAATATGAAGGTTTACAGAAAATATATGAAGAAAATAAAACACTCAAAAAATTACTTGCATTTTCTAGTACAAACAGAGTTTTTCAATCCATAAAAATGGCTGGAGTTATGAATTTGGATGCAGAAGAAGAAAAAAAATTATCTGTTTTTTTAGATGAAATGTATGAAGACCTAAATAAAAAATATCCAAATACAGAAGAAATTATTTTTTTAAAAAAACAAATTGAATTAACTAGAAAAATGTCTTCAGGAAGCCCAGCAGCTAGTTTTTCATTAAAAGACAAAGATGGAAAAACAGTTTCTTTAGCTGACTTAAAAGGAAAACTTGTTTTAATTGATTTTTGGGCAACGTGGTGTCAGCCTTGTTTGGCAGAGATTCCTCACGCTCTAAAATTAGAAGAAGAGTTTGGTGATGATGTTGCTTTTGTTTACGTATGTATGTCTAGTAAAGAAGACAAATGGAAAGAAATGGTAGCCGAAAAACCAGCCCAACAAATTCAATTATTTGTTGAGGGAGAAGCACAAAAACAAATACAAGAAGATTATCAAGTTTCTTTTTATCCAACTTATATTCTTTTGGATAGAGAAGGAAAAATAATCACAAAAAATATACGTCCTTCAAGTAATGGACAAGAAGTATTGAAAAAAACTATTGAGTCAGAAAAATAA
- a CDS encoding M23 family metallopeptidase: MLHNTSKYHKALKFFSFFFILFTFLAQKNNVTAQNTQKDKNNQSDFKTITIPNLLILPTNTDTEKEKVSQKEEPKKDKKTDSLKLNLAISKTDSVDAFGISKSDIDSTLFMSTSKNKEIKTDSVKGMTSKTGKNTDVVNKNAPAIGGDSYEEENFRPANATLLNLSDTTMLRLSTLGGSWGYSLFLDTLAISMNARKSLFREDTSNYDNAKMSNIVLISEEIAIDCVWITMRQYYKVWNSNAVNPYGIDASKFRDTVQITLYDSAQNQYWSPPMASNKINSNFGYRRYRWHHGTDLDLDTGDPIYSVFDGIIRLKKYGRGFGNHIVVRHNNGLETVYAHLSATNVEIGDYVKAGQMIGKGGTTGRSTGPHLHFEIRYEGNSIDAATIFDFEKNEIKFKNFELTAANFKHLGARVNSTHTHTHDDDGDGDGDGDSDDTHTVRRVIYHKIKSGDSLWKISRQYGVTISSICKLNNMSTRSNLRLGRRLRIR, encoded by the coding sequence TTGCTTCATAATACTTCAAAGTACCATAAAGCACTAAAATTTTTCTCTTTCTTTTTTATTCTCTTTACCTTTTTAGCTCAAAAAAATAACGTTACTGCACAAAATACTCAAAAAGATAAAAACAACCAAAGCGATTTCAAAACCATTACAATTCCGAATTTATTAATTCTTCCTACTAATACAGATACCGAAAAAGAAAAAGTTTCTCAAAAAGAAGAGCCTAAAAAAGATAAAAAAACAGATTCCCTAAAATTAAATTTAGCCATTTCAAAAACAGATTCAGTAGATGCTTTTGGTATTTCGAAAAGTGATATTGATTCTACTTTATTTATGTCTACTTCTAAAAACAAAGAAATTAAGACAGATTCTGTAAAAGGAATGACTTCAAAAACAGGTAAAAATACAGATGTAGTAAATAAAAATGCACCTGCTATTGGTGGAGATAGTTATGAGGAGGAAAACTTTCGCCCTGCTAATGCCACACTTTTAAATCTTTCTGATACAACCATGCTTCGTCTTAGTACGCTTGGAGGAAGTTGGGGATACTCGCTTTTTTTGGATACACTTGCTATTAGCATGAATGCTCGCAAAAGTTTGTTTAGAGAAGATACAAGTAATTATGACAATGCTAAAATGAGTAATATCGTTTTAATTTCGGAAGAAATTGCGATTGATTGTGTTTGGATTACGATGCGCCAGTATTATAAAGTTTGGAATTCAAATGCTGTAAATCCTTATGGAATTGATGCTTCTAAGTTTAGAGATACAGTTCAGATAACTCTCTATGATTCGGCACAAAATCAATATTGGTCTCCACCAATGGCAAGTAATAAAATTAATTCCAATTTTGGTTATCGTCGTTATCGTTGGCATCACGGAACAGATTTGGATTTGGATACAGGCGACCCAATTTACTCTGTTTTTGATGGAATAATTAGATTAAAAAAATATGGTAGAGGTTTTGGAAATCATATTGTAGTACGGCACAACAACGGACTTGAAACTGTTTATGCACACCTTAGCGCAACCAATGTAGAAATTGGAGATTATGTAAAAGCAGGTCAGATGATTGGAAAAGGAGGAACAACAGGACGGAGTACAGGCCCTCACTTGCATTTTGAAATACGTTATGAAGGAAATTCAATAGATGCAGCAACTATTTTTGATTTTGAAAAAAATGAAATTAAATTCAAAAATTTTGAACTTACGGCTGCAAATTTCAAACATTTGGGCGCACGAGTAAACAGCACACACACACACACACATGACGATGATGGAGATGGAGATGGAGATGGAGATTCTGATGACACACATACAGTCAGAAGAGTAATTTATCACAAAATAAAAAGTGGAGATTCTCTTTGGAAAATTAGTCGTCAATATGGAGTTACTATTTCATCAATTTGCAAACTCAATAATATGAGTACACGTTCGAATTTAAGATTAGGACGACGTTTGAGAATTAGATAA
- a CDS encoding metal-dependent hydrolase yields MDSLTQIVLGAAVGELIAGRKIGNQAMLWGAVAGTIPDLDVLANPFLDIVQELRWHRSFMHSILFAVLFAPFLGWLFNLLGKKYKLKFLSEMSFWRWTHLFFWGMITHSWLDIFTTWGTKIFYPFSDYGYATKTVFVVDFFYTFPFLILLLWARFLPAFKRKKYNKKRAFLVWFGVGMSSFYLLMGVINQQRVNQVFEESLKAQNIDYLRYDTKTTPLNILLWNNIVETEKGYYSGYYSVLDNDKTIKYYYFDKNWQLLEPIKDNEKVKQLLEVPQGYYTVETRTENGNKIYQINDLRFGQLDGWQNGDGDFVFTYLITEDKNGNLSFEQKKNKFDEGFTLVKQLFGRALGN; encoded by the coding sequence ATGGATTCACTCACACAAATCGTATTAGGAGCAGCCGTTGGCGAACTTATCGCAGGACGCAAAATAGGAAATCAAGCAATGCTTTGGGGCGCAGTTGCTGGCACAATTCCAGATTTAGATGTTTTGGCAAACCCTTTTTTGGATATTGTACAAGAACTAAGATGGCATCGTAGTTTTATGCACTCTATTTTGTTTGCTGTTTTATTTGCTCCTTTTTTAGGTTGGCTTTTTAATCTTTTAGGGAAAAAATACAAGCTCAAATTCCTGTCAGAAATGAGTTTTTGGAGATGGACACATTTATTTTTTTGGGGAATGATTACGCATTCTTGGTTAGATATTTTTACTACTTGGGGAACAAAAATATTTTATCCTTTTTCTGATTATGGTTATGCTACCAAAACAGTTTTTGTAGTTGATTTTTTCTATACTTTTCCTTTTTTGATTTTGCTTCTTTGGGCTAGATTTCTTCCAGCTTTTAAGCGGAAAAAATATAATAAAAAACGTGCTTTCTTGGTTTGGTTTGGTGTAGGAATGTCTTCTTTTTATTTATTAATGGGCGTAATTAATCAACAGCGAGTAAATCAAGTTTTTGAAGAAAGTTTAAAGGCTCAAAATATAGATTATCTTCGTTACGATACCAAAACGACACCTTTGAATATTTTACTTTGGAATAATATTGTAGAAACTGAAAAAGGTTATTATAGTGGTTATTATTCTGTTTTAGACAATGATAAAACTATAAAATACTATTATTTTGATAAAAATTGGCAGCTTTTAGAACCTATAAAAGACAATGAAAAAGTAAAACAGCTTTTGGAAGTTCCACAAGGATATTATACCGTAGAAACAAGAACAGAAAACGGAAATAAAATTTATCAAATAAATGACCTTCGTTTTGGACAACTAGACGGCTGGCAAAATGGAGATGGAGATTTTGTTTTTACTTATTTGATTACAGAAGATAAAAATGGAAATCTATCTTTCGAACAAAAGAAAAATAAATTTGATGAAGGTTTTACACTTGTAAAACAGCTCTTTGGGAGAGCTTTGGGGAATTAG
- the rpsT gene encoding 30S ribosomal protein S20, translating to MANHKSALKRIRSNEAKRLRNRYQLKTTRTFIKRLRATTDAEEAKALLPKVIAMVDKLAKRNIIHNRNAANKKSKLMKFVNGLSA from the coding sequence ATGGCAAATCATAAATCAGCCCTCAAACGTATTCGTTCAAATGAAGCTAAACGTCTTCGTAACCGTTACCAATTAAAAACGACACGTACTTTTATCAAACGTCTTCGTGCAACAACTGATGCAGAAGAAGCAAAAGCATTACTTCCTAAAGTAATTGCTATGGTAGATAAATTAGCAAAACGCAATATCATTCATAACAGAAATGCTGCTAATAAAAAATCTAAACTTATGAAATTTGTAAACGGTCTTTCTGCATAA
- the hisS gene encoding histidine--tRNA ligase, protein MKKPSVPQGMRDFSPNQMLKRQWLFDSIKKVFIKYGFLPLETPTMENLDSLTGKYGDEGDQLLFRVLNSGDFLKDVKKKDAQKKVEELDYKEITTKVSKRGLRYDLTVPFARYVVQHQSEITFPFRRFQIQPVWRADRPQKGRYREFYQCDADVVGSDSLINEAELLQMADEVFQKLNLKVTIKLNSRKILQGLSEVVGFPEKMTEITVAIDKLDKIGWEGVEKELTERELSETAISKIQEFIEFMTHKNTTFNQEKLEYLKSFFSGNAAGEAGIIELEQVQQFLQGIPFVNNLEIDPTLARGLGYYTGCIYEIKADEAEMGSIGGGGRYDDLTGIFGLKGHSGVGISFGIERIYDVLEELALFPKDVSESTKVIFLAFDESARIWSLPFVRRLRDRNIATEVYTENKNIKKQFDYANKRNIPFCVIVGENEMKTGQLAVKNMIEGSQEMMSIDELIEKFS, encoded by the coding sequence ATGAAAAAACCTTCTGTGCCACAGGGAATGCGTGATTTTTCACCTAATCAAATGCTCAAACGTCAATGGCTCTTTGATTCTATAAAAAAAGTATTTATAAAATATGGCTTTCTACCTTTAGAAACGCCTACTATGGAAAACCTAGATTCTTTGACAGGAAAATATGGTGATGAAGGCGACCAGCTTCTTTTTAGAGTACTCAATTCAGGTGATTTTTTGAAAGATGTAAAGAAAAAAGATGCTCAAAAAAAAGTAGAAGAATTAGATTATAAAGAAATTACTACAAAGGTTAGTAAGCGAGGTTTGCGTTATGATTTGACTGTGCCTTTTGCTCGGTATGTAGTTCAGCACCAAAGCGAAATTACTTTTCCATTTCGTAGATTTCAAATTCAACCTGTTTGGCGTGCAGACCGTCCACAAAAAGGGCGTTATCGTGAATTTTATCAGTGTGATGCCGATGTGGTGGGGTCAGATTCTTTAATCAATGAAGCCGAATTATTACAAATGGCTGATGAGGTTTTTCAGAAATTGAACCTAAAAGTTACTATCAAACTGAACAGTAGAAAAATTTTGCAAGGACTTTCAGAAGTAGTTGGCTTTCCTGAGAAAATGACTGAAATTACTGTTGCTATTGATAAATTAGATAAAATTGGTTGGGAAGGTGTAGAAAAAGAACTCACAGAAAGAGAGCTTTCAGAAACTGCAATTTCGAAAATACAAGAGTTTATTGAATTTATGACTCACAAAAACACAACTTTCAATCAAGAAAAATTAGAATATCTAAAATCGTTCTTTAGTGGAAATGCAGCAGGAGAAGCAGGGATTATAGAACTAGAACAAGTACAACAATTTTTACAAGGAATTCCATTTGTCAATAATTTGGAAATTGACCCAACGCTTGCACGAGGTTTAGGTTATTATACAGGCTGTATTTATGAAATAAAAGCAGATGAAGCCGAAATGGGAAGTATTGGTGGTGGAGGTCGTTATGATGACCTTACTGGTATTTTTGGATTAAAAGGACATTCTGGAGTAGGGATTTCATTTGGAATCGAAAGAATTTATGATGTTTTGGAGGAGCTAGCTCTATTCCCAAAAGATGTTTCTGAATCTACTAAAGTTATTTTCTTAGCTTTTGATGAATCTGCTAGAATTTGGAGCTTGCCATTTGTAAGAAGACTTAGAGATAGAAATATTGCGACAGAAGTTTATACAGAAAACAAAAATATCAAAAAACAATTTGATTATGCCAATAAAAGAAATATCCCTTTTTGTGTAATTGTAGGCGAAAACGAAATGAAAACAGGGCAATTAGCAGTCAAAAATATGATTGAAGGTTCGCAAGAAATGATGTCTATTGATGAGCTAATTGAAAAATTTTCTTAG